In Lathamus discolor isolate bLatDis1 chromosome 1, bLatDis1.hap1, whole genome shotgun sequence, the following are encoded in one genomic region:
- the GABARAPL1 gene encoding gamma-aminobutyric acid receptor-associated protein-like 1, protein MKFQYKEDHPFEYRKKEGEKIRKKYPDRVPVIVEKAPKARVPDLDKRKYLVPSDLTVGQFYFLIRKRIHLRPEDALFFFVNNTIPPTSATMGQLYEDNHEEDYFLYVAYSDESVYGK, encoded by the exons ATGAAGTTCCAGTACAAGGAAGACCACCCGTTCgagtacaggaaaaaagaaggggagaaaatcaggaagaaatatCCCGACAGAGTCCCT GTAATTGTGGAAAAAGCACCAAAAGCCAGAGTACCCGATCTAGACAAAAGGAAGTATCTTGTGCCTTCTGACCTCACAG TTGGCCAGTTCTACTTCTTAATCCGAAAGCGGATCCACCTGAGGCCAGAAGATGCCCTATTCTTCTTTGTCAATAATACCATCCCTCCCACCAGTGCTACCATGGGCCAGCTGTATGAG GATAACCATGAAGAGGACTATTTTCTCTATGTGGCCTACAGTGATGAGAGCGTCTACGGCAAATGA
- the TMEM52B gene encoding transmembrane protein 52B isoform X1, whose translation MHSPVMICFGLGCFLWFSQVRGEENCLNTELCSGTEWDHLWYIWLVVVIGGLLLLCGLLSICVRCCFHCHRTGEESGPQPYEVTVIAFDHDSTLQSTITSLHSVFGPAARRILAVAHSHNTAQGTPPLSASDTPPVYEDALRMSRFTVAKAGQKAPDLDPVPEEKLQASAEGKDAQPAPLGH comes from the exons ATGCATAGTCCAGTCATGATCTGCTTTGGTTTAGGGTGTTTCTTATGG TTCTCCCAAGTCAGAGGTGAGGAAAACTGTCTCAACACTGAACT CTGTTCAGGTACAGAGTGGGACCATTTGTGGTACATCTG GCTGGTTGTGGTGATCGgtgggctgctgctcctgtgtggCCTGCTTTCCATATGCGTGAGATGCTGTTTTCATTGCCATCGCACAGGGGAGGAATCAGGTCCTCAGCCCTACGAGGTTACCGTCATTGCTTTTGATCACGACAGCACCCTCCAGAGCACCATTACCT CTCTCCACTCTGTGTTTGGGCCTGCTGCCAGAAGGATATTAGCAGTGGCACACTCCCATAACACTGCGCAGGGAACACCACCCCTCTCGGCATCAGACACTCCTCCAGTCTACGAAGACGCTCTGCGCATGAGCAGATTCACAGTCGCCAAGGCAGGGCAGAAAGCGCCAGACCTGGATCCAGTTCCAGAGGAGAAACTGCAGGCATCTGCTGAGGGCAAGGATGCCCAGCCAGCACCCCTAGGACACTAG
- the TMEM52B gene encoding transmembrane protein 52B isoform X2 gives MHSPVMICFGLGCFLWFSQVRGEENCLNTELLVVVIGGLLLLCGLLSICVRCCFHCHRTGEESGPQPYEVTVIAFDHDSTLQSTITSLHSVFGPAARRILAVAHSHNTAQGTPPLSASDTPPVYEDALRMSRFTVAKAGQKAPDLDPVPEEKLQASAEGKDAQPAPLGH, from the exons ATGCATAGTCCAGTCATGATCTGCTTTGGTTTAGGGTGTTTCTTATGG TTCTCCCAAGTCAGAGGTGAGGAAAACTGTCTCAACACTGAACT GCTGGTTGTGGTGATCGgtgggctgctgctcctgtgtggCCTGCTTTCCATATGCGTGAGATGCTGTTTTCATTGCCATCGCACAGGGGAGGAATCAGGTCCTCAGCCCTACGAGGTTACCGTCATTGCTTTTGATCACGACAGCACCCTCCAGAGCACCATTACCT CTCTCCACTCTGTGTTTGGGCCTGCTGCCAGAAGGATATTAGCAGTGGCACACTCCCATAACACTGCGCAGGGAACACCACCCCTCTCGGCATCAGACACTCCTCCAGTCTACGAAGACGCTCTGCGCATGAGCAGATTCACAGTCGCCAAGGCAGGGCAGAAAGCGCCAGACCTGGATCCAGTTCCAGAGGAGAAACTGCAGGCATCTGCTGAGGGCAAGGATGCCCAGCCAGCACCCCTAGGACACTAG